One genomic segment of Misgurnus anguillicaudatus chromosome 23, ASM2758022v2, whole genome shotgun sequence includes these proteins:
- the cilp2 gene encoding cartilage intermediate layer protein 1, whose protein sequence is MWDITAVTSVLSTLFVLSLAEGPIWESSHLRRLNQTDRNRKLAYNSLLEPQTTGVTEWTSWFNIDHPGGNGDYERLEAIRFYYRERICERPVAMEARTTDWVAAADTGEVVHSSLEKGFWCINKEQPYGRSCSNYHVRFQCPPVHSYWTDWSEWAPCSATACNDVGIQVRQRKCMSTQPLPLLLSPICVGHQVERRECSTPPCQAVWSNWSSWGSCSVTCGKGRRTRRRTCHRSSTKIQCAGRHTEVQKCESACPVTCKHVCTEGRPSNDCSYCICEGQTLHGEVFSVTGVPVAAATVALAGQAKIIRGQTDAQGRVTIAGLCSSPQTKVIISKDKFAPATVPVYSNSSDSFWVRAILRSSEKPYIVKHPESKVRYEGQRAFFCCAATGMPKPDKYYWYHNGTLLDRALYKYDENLILRDLKPEQSGQYHCKATSLAGSIKSTSALLTVFAKEMPACNATPETHLIKLPFDCRQPGTDSKFYNAGRCPHNKCAGSLDFDMRCKDGSDFCCGVKQMEAKEIKCGRYNLPIKVVKECGCQTCVEPKIFVRGRVVAADDNEPLRFGYIYKGKERIGTTGYQGGFTIQVPPDTQRLVVNFVDPSQKFIDTIKVFIFDRRGGSVYHDVKVMRKQEPVDINSAESNTIYLGEIDGEEPIGQLIIPPNSFHKNTGEVYEGTVKASVTFLDPRNITMAAATPGDLNFVDDEGEMLPLRTYGMFSVDFRDEGNQEILGAGDVQVLLDTEHVKMQEHINAMKLWSLNPDTGIWEEESGFKPKQTTIAGSGRSKREERTFLIGNMEIRERRLFNLDVPENRRCYVKVRAYMSDKFLASEQLEGVVISLINLEPKPGYSSNPRAWGRFDSVITGQNGACLPAFCDGQRADAYTAYVTALMGGEELEAAPSSPKMNPNVIGVSQPYLGKLDYQRSDHEDLALKKTAFRINLAKPNPNNFDETNGPIYPYQNLIECENAPFDANHFRFFRVEKDKYEYNVVPFEESDLTSWTGDYLSWWPNPQEFRACYIKVKVQGATEIMVRSRNLGGTHPQTRGQLYGIRDIRSTRDLHHPNTSAACLEFKCSGMLFDLGTVDRTLISIIPQANCRRTGINSLLQEYLIKHPPVVQNNESHSFNMLAPVDPLGHNYGIYTVTDQNPRVAKEIAIGRCFDGTSDGFSREMKSETGVALTFSCPKRTITRESLFQRLQTNPGLTLTQMAREMRESQGLQVRRGSTQMVAYPFGQQGRSQNRRAIKYSSSFGSAWKGATFCFVPPSLHVWLLVLGGRSVDVFGHFWLSL, encoded by the exons ATGTGGGACATCACAGCGGTGACATCGGTCCTGTCTACTCTCTTCGTATTGTCTCTCGCAGAAG GGCCTATCTGGGAAAGCTCACATCTTCGGAGGTTAAACCAAACGGACAGGAACAGAAAGCTGGCGTACAACAGCCTCTTAGAACCGCAGACCACAG GCGTGACCGAGTGGACGTCCTGGTTCAACATTGACCATCCAGGAGGAAATGGCGACTATGAGAGGTTAGAAGCCATTCGCTTCTATTACCGGGAAAGAATCTGCGAGCGACCCGTAGCCATGGAGGCCCGTACCACCGACTGGGTCGCTGCTGCGGATACAGGAGAGGTGGTACATTCCAGCCTGGAGAAAGGTTTCTGGTGCATCAATAAGGAGCAGCCATATGGCCGCAGTTGCTCCAACTACCACGTGCGATTCCAGTGTCCACCAG TTCACTCTTACTGGACCGACTGGAGCGAGTGGGCGCCTTGCTCTGCCACTGCTTGTAATGATGTTGGTATCCAAGTTCGGCAGAGGAAATGCATGAGCACCCAGCCTCTTCCGTTGCTGCTTTCACCCATTTGTGTGGGGCATCAAGTAGAGAGGAGGGAGTGTTCGACACCACCATGCCAAG cTGTGTGGAGCAACTGGAGTTCCTGGGGTTCTTGCTCGGTGACCTGTGGGAAAGGTCGCAGGACAAGACGAAGGACCTGCCACAGATCTTCAACCAAAATCCAATGCGCAGGACGACACACTGAGGTCCAGAAGTGTGAAAGTGCATGCCCAG TCACGTGCAAGCACGTCTGTACCGAGGGCCGTCCCAGTAATGACTGCAGCTACTGTATCTGTGAAGGACAGACATTACACGGGGAGGTCTTCAGTGTCACGGGTGTACCTGTGGCTGCTGCCACAGTAGCTTTGGCGGGTCAAGCCAAGATCATCCGTGGCCAAACTGATGCCCAAGGTCGGGTCACGATTGCTGGACTGTGCTCCAGCCCCCAGACCAAAGTCATTATCAGCAAAGACAAGTTTGCTCCTGCTACTGTCCCTGTTTACAGTAACAGCAGTGATTCGTTCTGGGTACGGGCCATCTTACGATCATCCG AGAAACCATATATTGTGAAGCATCCAGAAAGCAAAGTACGCTACGAGGGACAACGTGCATTTTTCTGCTGTGCAGCAACTGGAATGCCTAAACCAGACAAATATTACTG gtaCCACAATGGAACTTTATTGGACCGTGCCTTATACAAGTACGATGAAAATTTAATACTCAGAGACCTGAAACCAGAGCAGTCGGGGCAATATCACTGCAAAGCAACTAGTCTAGCAGGAAGCATCAAGTCTACTTCGGCCCTTCTCACTGTTTTTG CTAAAGAGATGCCAGCATGCAACGCCACACCTGAAACTCACCTGATCAAATTACCATTCGATTGCAGGCAGCCTGGAACAGACTCCAAGTTTTACAATGCCGGCCGTTGTCCACACAACAAATGTGCCGGGTCACTGGACTTTGACATGCGCTGCAAAGATGGATCTGACTTTTGCTGTGGGGTCAAACAGATGGAGGCTAAAGAGATCAAGTGTGGCCGGTACAACCTGCCTATCAAGGTTGTGAAGGAATGTGGGTGTCAAACTTGTGTGGAGCCCAAAATTTTCGTGCGAGGCAGGGTGGTCGCAGCGGACGATAATGAACCCTTGCGCTTCGGATACATTTACAAAGGGAAAGAACGGATAGGTACAACAGGGTATCAGGGTGGATTCACAATTCAGGTGCCTCCAGACACACAAAGACTTGTGGTAAACTTTGTGGACCCCTCTCAGAAGTTTATTGACACAATCAAAGTTTTCATCTTCGACAGGAGAGGAGGTTCAGTCTATCATGATGTGAAAGTGATGAGAAAGCAGGAACCTGTTGATATCAACTCTGCAGAATCCAATACAATTTATCTAGGAGAAATCGATGGAGAGGAGCCCATTGGTCAACTCATCATACCTCCAAATTCCTTTCACAAAAACACAGGGGAGGTGTACGAAGGAACAGTCAAGGCCAGCGTCACATTCCTTGATCCACGCAACATCACCATGGCTGCTGCTACGCCTGGTGACCTGAACTTTGTAGATGATGAGGGAGAAATGCTTCCTCTTCGGACATATGGAATGTTTTCAGTAGATTTCCGAGATGAGGGAAACCAGGAGATTCTAGGTGCCGGCGATGTCCAGGTACTCCTTGATACAGAGCATGTCAAAATGCAGGAGCACATCAATGCTATGAAACTCTGGTCCCTCAATCCTGATACAGGCATTTGGGAGGAGGAAAGCGGCTTTAAACCTAAACAAACTACTATTGCTGGTAGTGGGAGAAGCAAAAGAGAGGAGCGCACATTCTTGATAGGAAATATGGAAATTAGGGAACGTAGGTTGTTCAACCTTGATGTACCTGAAAATCGCAGATGTTATGTCAAGGTGAGGGCATATATGAGTGACAAGTTCCTGGCCAGCGAGCAACTAGAAGGAGTGGTAATAAGCTTGATAAACCTGGAGCCCAAGCCTGGCTACTCATCAAATCCAAGAGCCTGGGGACGATTTGACAGTGTCATAACAGGACAAAATGGTGcttgcctgccagcattttgcGATGGTCAGAGGGCTGATGCATACACAGCTTATGTCACAGCTTTAATGGGGGGTGAAGAACTAGAAGCAGCTCCCTCATCACCAAAAATGAATCCAAACGTTATTGGTGTGTCTCAGCCATACTTAGGGAAATTGGATTACCAGCGGTCAGATCATGAAGATCTAGCACTCAAAAAAACTGCTTTTCGAATTAACTTAGCCAAACCAAACCCTAATAATTTTGATGAAACGAATGGACCGATCTATCCCTACCAGAATTTGATTGAATGTGAAAATGCACCTTTTGATGCCAACCACTTTAGATTTTTCCGTGTTGAAAAAGATAAATATGAGTACAATGTGGTACCTTTTGAAGAGAGTGACCTCACGTCATGGACTGGGGACTATCTTTCCTGGTGGCCAAACCCACAGGAGTTCAGGGCTTGCTACATCAAAGTTAAAGTTCAGGGAGCTACAGAAATCATGGTAAGGTCAAGGAACCTTGGTGGCACTCACCCTCAGACCAGAGGTCAATTGTATGGCATTAGAGACATTCGCAGTACTCGTGACTTACACCATCCGAACACCTCTGCGGCTTGTCTTGAGTTTAAGTGTAGTGGGATGCTTTTTGATCTGGGTACTGTTGACAGGACACTCATTTCTATCATTCCACAAGCCAATTGTCGTCGGACAGGCATAAACAGCCTCCTGCAAGAGTATCTCATAAAGCACCCACCTGTTGTTCAAAACAACGAGTCTCACTCTTTCAATATGTTAGCTCCTGTTGATCCCCTAGGACACAATTACGGAATATACACCGTCACAGATCAAAACCCACGCGTTGCAAAGGAGATTGCCATAGGCCGATGCTTTGATGGTACCTCGGATGGTTTCTCCAGGGAGATGAAGTCAGAGACTGGAGTGGCACTGACTTTCAGTTGCCCCAAAAGAACTATAACTCGTGAGAGTTTATTCCAGCGCTTGCAAACAAATCCTGGCCTAACACTAACACAGATGGCTCGTGAGATGAGGGAGTCCCAAGGATTGCAAGTCAGACGAGGGTCAACTCAAATGGTGGCCTATCCCTTTGGCCAACAGGGCAGGAGCCAGAACCGCcgcgccataaaatatagttcctcttttgggTCCGCTTGGAAAGgcgctacgttttgttttgtgccaccaagcTTGCACGTGTGGCTGCTCGTCTTGGGTGGGAGgagcgttgatgtgtttggtcacttctggctttcTCTCTGA